One Deltaproteobacteria bacterium genomic window carries:
- a CDS encoding MaoC family dehydratase, with the protein MQDGPYFDDFTAGQVIKHWPGRTIRDFDDTWFTLMTMNTNPIHFDDHYASQTQHGKCLVNGILVFAITVGMSVRDVSQTALANLEYETVKHLGPTFHGDTIYAETEVLETIPSKSRDDRGVLYVETRAWNQKNEPVLSLRRKVLVPRRPKS; encoded by the coding sequence ATGCAGGACGGACCGTACTTCGACGACTTCACCGCCGGGCAAGTCATCAAACACTGGCCGGGTCGTACCATTCGAGACTTCGACGATACTTGGTTCACCTTGATGACGATGAACACCAACCCGATTCATTTCGACGATCACTACGCCAGCCAAACCCAGCACGGGAAGTGTCTGGTCAACGGCATCCTAGTGTTCGCCATCACCGTCGGCATGAGCGTGCGCGACGTGAGTCAGACCGCGCTGGCCAATCTCGAATACGAAACCGTGAAGCATCTTGGTCCGACTTTTCACGGCGACACGATCTACGCCGAGACCGAAGTCTTAGAGACCATTCCATCGAAGTCGCGCGATGACCGCGGGGTACTGTACGTGGAAACCCGCGCGTGGAATCAGAAGAACGAGCCGGTGCTGTCGCTCCGCCGCAAAGTGTTGGTGCCGCGCCGGCCGAAGTCGTGA
- a CDS encoding iron-containing redox enzyme family protein: MPRSADEFANRLWAIVDAKTFVRHPFWGRVASGAVTREQLAQWAAQYYLRAREFSRWLSAIHSRCPDQAVRNFIAINLYEEHGDLKPERDHPAVYRKFTRALGVSDAELEATLPLPETQAFVDRMFQICQQEPFVVGLAAIGVGIEGNARPRPERHGQGLGFIGLFKRLYQLDDDAVEFWTMHTVVDCDHSERCMNIITQHATSDDLQTRCETAVRQTLQAWRLFFDGCNRAYLS; the protein is encoded by the coding sequence ATGCCACGATCCGCTGATGAGTTCGCCAATCGCCTGTGGGCGATCGTTGATGCGAAGACGTTCGTGCGGCATCCCTTCTGGGGACGCGTCGCCAGCGGCGCCGTGACGCGCGAACAGCTCGCGCAGTGGGCCGCTCAGTACTACCTGCGCGCCCGCGAGTTCTCACGCTGGCTGAGCGCGATCCACTCGCGGTGTCCCGATCAAGCCGTGCGCAACTTCATCGCCATCAATCTGTACGAAGAGCACGGCGACTTGAAGCCGGAGCGCGATCATCCGGCGGTGTATCGCAAGTTCACCCGCGCGCTCGGCGTCAGCGACGCGGAGTTAGAGGCCACGCTACCGCTACCCGAGACCCAGGCGTTCGTCGATCGCATGTTCCAGATCTGCCAGCAGGAGCCGTTCGTCGTTGGCCTCGCCGCGATCGGCGTCGGCATCGAAGGCAACGCGCGCCCGCGTCCGGAACGCCACGGTCAGGGCCTCGGCTTCATCGGCTTGTTCAAGCGCCTCTATCAACTCGATGACGACGCCGTGGAATTCTGGACGATGCACACGGTAGTCGACTGCGATCACAGCGAGCGCTGCATGAACATCATCACGCAGCACGCGACCAGTGATGATCTGCAGACGCGCTGCGAGACTGCGGTGCGGCAAACGCTGCAAGCGTGGCGGTTGTTCTTCGATGGGTGCAATCGCGCGTACTTGAGCTAA
- a CDS encoding alpha/beta fold hydrolase, with the protein MSQQPRSVRSDDLTIAVEVFGKGPALLFAHSLGSCRHQARQLLQPLAESFQVIVFDQRGHCSSTPVTDQARYDPRRMVGDMVAVLDDVGVPQAIVAGESMGAATALLFATVHPKRVQHLLLIAPTSADEANPASEMITALADFAAQYGLQAAADAVALGAMGRGIPRRIAQVVTAHWSHHQLDSFVAAHRAVPKWVLFDSLSPIAALRMPIGVLGWGGDPTRPLSLARRIAAAARRGRLESAESLAEAAGDPQFYARTIRRLLEG; encoded by the coding sequence ATGAGCCAGCAACCGCGGTCCGTCCGCAGCGATGATCTGACTATTGCCGTCGAGGTATTCGGCAAGGGCCCGGCGTTGCTGTTTGCCCACAGCTTGGGTTCGTGCCGGCATCAGGCGCGCCAACTCCTGCAACCGCTTGCCGAGAGCTTTCAAGTGATCGTGTTCGATCAACGCGGGCACTGCAGCTCGACGCCGGTGACCGACCAAGCCCGCTACGATCCGCGCCGGATGGTTGGTGACATGGTGGCGGTGCTCGATGATGTGGGTGTGCCGCAGGCGATCGTCGCCGGCGAGTCGATGGGCGCGGCGACCGCCCTGCTGTTTGCGACGGTGCACCCCAAACGCGTGCAGCATCTGCTGCTGATTGCGCCGACGAGCGCCGACGAGGCCAATCCGGCTAGCGAGATGATCACGGCGCTTGCCGACTTCGCCGCGCAGTACGGTTTGCAGGCGGCAGCCGACGCCGTCGCGCTCGGGGCCATGGGACGCGGCATCCCGCGCCGCATCGCGCAGGTGGTGACGGCGCACTGGAGCCATCACCAACTCGACAGCTTTGTCGCCGCGCATCGCGCCGTGCCCAAGTGGGTGCTGTTCGACAGCCTCTCGCCGATCGCCGCCCTGCGGATGCCGATCGGCGTGCTCGGCTGGGGCGGCGATCCGACCCGGCCGTTGTCGCTGGCTCGCCGCATCGCAGCCGCCGCGCGGCGCGGCCGATTGGAGAGTGCCGAATCACTCGCGGAAGCCGCCGGCGATCCGCAGTTCTATGCGCGAACAATCCGGCGATTGCTGGAAGGTTAG
- a CDS encoding HAMP domain-containing histidine kinase encodes MVSSIGLKVAERFPIATTGEGDESVRPAAGASVSATEEDLAPNRAPEHTALAGLVMQSLPALTALASALLTAIFAAAQPWLTPAPLLTVLVVAVLAAPLLVPQPLWGPALTASAAGLGWWLSGLPHEWTAPGVLGLAAVLGSASVAVRGTREQRLRQWIADLAGTGQQLAAANAAQHEASEVAEAVLAATRDVSASLDAGEVAVRVARNVCSLTQSVASAVLLWDAEREVFRIAAVAGAAAGAEVQQLEVNMRNAPQLHSALSEGMADIPRAALHDPVLDALMRRWKASAILAARLQRGDRVLGLVITARRGVAPASAKACRILSGIALQAAAALEIANLVNDLKMASALREEFTATMSHELRTPLNVIMGYTEMQREGMFGDLTEDHLDTLKRVQEQSVQLLDLIQATLDVGRLERGLMSVELREVNVRDVVERMFAAIPGAWRKAGVELNFRVDGTVARMRSDAGKLQVVLRNLIHNALKFTDAGQVSLTVTADPDGGRVHFVVQDSGRGIAAQDLSVIFDMFRQSSDRDPAVGGVGLGLYIVKRLVSLLGGEIDVRSAPGRGATFRIHLPTGGPHAASAKPPTLGSRAVRVTA; translated from the coding sequence ATGGTGTCATCCATCGGGTTAAAGGTAGCGGAGCGGTTCCCGATCGCCACGACTGGCGAGGGCGACGAAAGCGTGCGCCCGGCAGCAGGGGCGTCGGTGTCGGCAACCGAGGAAGATCTCGCACCCAACCGCGCGCCGGAACACACAGCACTTGCCGGGCTAGTGATGCAGTCGCTGCCCGCGTTAACAGCGCTCGCCAGCGCGTTGCTCACCGCAATCTTCGCGGCCGCGCAACCCTGGCTGACCCCAGCGCCACTGCTCACCGTGTTGGTGGTCGCCGTTCTTGCGGCGCCGCTCTTGGTGCCACAGCCACTGTGGGGACCGGCACTCACGGCGAGCGCAGCGGGTCTGGGTTGGTGGCTCAGCGGCCTGCCGCACGAGTGGACCGCGCCGGGCGTACTGGGCTTGGCGGCAGTGCTAGGGAGTGCGAGCGTGGCCGTACGCGGTACGCGCGAGCAGCGGCTGCGCCAGTGGATTGCGGACCTTGCCGGCACCGGGCAGCAGTTGGCGGCCGCCAACGCGGCGCAGCACGAAGCCAGCGAAGTCGCGGAAGCGGTGCTGGCGGCCACGCGCGACGTCTCCGCCTCGCTCGACGCCGGCGAGGTGGCCGTGCGGGTCGCGCGCAATGTGTGTTCGCTGACCCAGAGCGTCGCCAGTGCCGTGCTGCTGTGGGATGCGGAGCGCGAAGTCTTCCGCATCGCGGCGGTTGCCGGCGCAGCCGCGGGCGCTGAAGTGCAGCAGCTCGAAGTCAACATGCGCAACGCGCCGCAGCTACACAGCGCGCTCAGCGAGGGGATGGCCGACATCCCGCGCGCGGCGCTGCACGATCCGGTTCTTGATGCGCTGATGCGCCGCTGGAAAGCCTCGGCGATTCTGGCGGCGCGATTGCAGCGCGGCGACCGTGTGCTCGGGCTCGTGATCACGGCCCGCCGCGGAGTGGCACCGGCCTCGGCCAAGGCCTGCCGCATCCTCAGCGGGATCGCCCTGCAGGCGGCCGCCGCGCTTGAGATTGCCAACCTCGTCAACGATCTGAAGATGGCCAGCGCGCTACGCGAAGAGTTCACCGCCACCATGTCGCACGAACTACGCACGCCGCTCAACGTCATCATGGGCTACACGGAAATGCAGCGCGAGGGCATGTTCGGCGACCTGACCGAGGACCACCTGGATACCCTCAAGCGCGTTCAGGAACAGTCGGTGCAGTTGCTCGACTTGATCCAAGCCACCCTCGACGTGGGCCGACTCGAGCGCGGGCTGATGTCGGTCGAGCTACGCGAAGTCAACGTGCGCGACGTGGTGGAGCGTATGTTCGCGGCGATCCCGGGCGCCTGGCGCAAGGCGGGTGTCGAGTTGAATTTCCGCGTCGACGGTACGGTGGCGCGCATGCGCAGCGACGCCGGCAAGTTGCAGGTCGTGCTGCGCAACCTCATCCACAACGCGCTGAAGTTCACCGACGCTGGCCAAGTGTCACTCACGGTCACCGCCGATCCCGATGGCGGCCGCGTCCACTTCGTCGTGCAGGATTCCGGTCGTGGCATCGCCGCGCAGGATCTCAGTGTGATCTTCGACATGTTCCGCCAATCGTCGGATCGCGATCCGGCGGTCGGTGGCGTCGGCCTCGGTCTGTACATCGTCAAGCGGCTGGTGAGCTTGCTCGGTGGCGAGATCGACGTGCGCAGCGCACCCGGCCGCGGGGCCACGTTCCGCATCCACTTGCCGACCGGCGGCCCGCATGCCGCGTCCGCCAAGCCTCCAACCCTCGGCTCGCGCGCGGTCCGCGTTACCGCCTAG
- the asnS gene encoding asparagine--tRNA ligase translates to MAYVYIENIAAHDGQEITLKGWLYNKRSSGKLHFLQVRDGTGILQCVMFKNDVPPEQFALADHITQESSLVVTGTVRADARAPLGFEMSVSDLQVVHAAQEYPITPKEHGVAFLLDHRHLWLRSARQHAILRVRSEIIRACRDYFDDRGFTLIDAPIFTPAACEGTTTLFETAYFDEKAYLTQSGQLYVEAGAMAFGKVYCFGPTFRAEKSKTRRHLTEFWMVEPEVAFMDLAGDMDLAEDFIVYIVQRIVQNRRRELETLERDVTALERVQKPFPRIAYADAIEILQRKDFAVAWGADLGADEETALASNFDRPVLVHRYPVESKAFYMKADPNDPRVALCVDVLAPEGYGEIIGGGQREDDLDVLTCKIAQHQLPMDAFSWYLDLRRYGAVPHAGFGMGIERAVAWICGLHHVRETIPFPRMLERLRP, encoded by the coding sequence ATGGCCTACGTTTACATCGAGAACATCGCCGCGCATGACGGGCAGGAGATTACGCTCAAGGGCTGGCTGTACAACAAGCGGTCGAGCGGCAAGCTGCACTTTCTGCAGGTGCGCGATGGCACCGGGATTCTCCAATGCGTGATGTTCAAGAACGACGTGCCGCCCGAGCAGTTCGCGCTTGCGGACCACATCACGCAAGAGTCGTCGCTTGTCGTGACCGGCACCGTGCGCGCCGATGCGCGCGCACCGCTCGGCTTTGAGATGAGCGTCAGCGATCTGCAGGTCGTCCACGCCGCGCAGGAGTATCCGATCACACCCAAAGAGCACGGCGTGGCCTTCCTGCTCGATCACCGCCACCTGTGGCTGCGCTCGGCCCGCCAGCACGCGATCCTGCGCGTGCGCAGCGAGATCATTCGCGCCTGCCGCGACTACTTCGACGACCGCGGTTTCACGCTCATCGATGCGCCGATCTTCACCCCGGCGGCGTGCGAAGGCACCACCACGCTGTTCGAAACTGCCTACTTCGACGAGAAGGCCTACCTCACGCAGAGCGGCCAGCTCTACGTCGAGGCCGGCGCGATGGCGTTCGGCAAGGTGTACTGTTTCGGTCCGACGTTTCGGGCCGAGAAATCCAAAACGCGTCGCCACCTCACCGAATTCTGGATGGTCGAGCCGGAAGTCGCGTTCATGGATCTCGCCGGCGACATGGACCTGGCGGAGGACTTCATCGTCTACATTGTGCAGCGCATCGTGCAGAACCGGCGCCGCGAGTTGGAGACGCTGGAGCGCGATGTGACGGCGCTCGAACGCGTACAGAAACCCTTTCCACGCATCGCCTACGCGGACGCCATCGAGATTCTCCAGCGTAAAGACTTCGCGGTGGCGTGGGGCGCCGACTTGGGCGCCGACGAAGAGACCGCGTTGGCATCGAACTTCGATCGGCCCGTGCTGGTCCATCGCTACCCGGTCGAGAGCAAGGCCTTCTATATGAAGGCCGACCCTAATGATCCGCGGGTGGCGCTATGCGTCGACGTGCTGGCGCCCGAAGGCTACGGCGAAATCATCGGCGGCGGACAGCGGGAGGACGACTTGGACGTGTTGACTTGCAAGATCGCGCAGCACCAACTGCCGATGGATGCGTTCAGTTGGTACCTCGACCTGCGCCGCTACGGCGCCGTGCCGCACGCTGGATTCGGGATGGGGATTGAGCGTGCGGTCGCCTGGATTTGCGGCCTACATCACGTCCGCGAGACGATTCCGTTTCCGCGCATGCTCGAACGACTGCGTCCCTGA
- a CDS encoding right-handed parallel beta-helix repeat-containing protein, whose amino-acid sequence MLTEAVPVPRRVTAVVFLETPMMHWQLRLLTTLIRLACVAPSVAHAATYFVAPAAAAGAAGRTDQPFRTISSAIAQVQPGDTVVVTPGIYREALVIQRAGRADAVITIRGLSGAVLQSPDAKRSYSAFDVSSRAAYVRVQGFDLTGGFAETIFVRAGAHDIELSGLTIHDNQTGIWVAGATRVTLRDVVLQHNFRTGVRIFAGAHDVQIINTRSEANDDGAGCDGASDGFNVDTGCSNIVFDNASAIGNSQDGFDLQGSNITVLRATSRGNQCSGVKVSDSAYIENAVIDGNRTGLNITGPVGGETTIAFSTVVNNDLGVRAIGGGYTLTLTDSVVNGPGKALDFAPGVTLLEARNIFARPNLHERLIVQETAPTATVFSGEDVNHGTWTRASAQGRGTMAGDPRLEAGTYTPAATSPALNSAEASTSVTVDHDGNPRPAGGKFDRGAIERQSVAPQLRVRRAAVRSGSDGCGPAQVRADLQLPGPFDPRTDALTINLSGAQGEVATLAFAPGRLRMSAKTPGAYRGLLRRADGAVLRVSIREQARRQQTAGYAVRLSGRDLDTWRAPDGALTLDVTAGAYRVCSTTALHGSAGHFAMP is encoded by the coding sequence ATGCTCACAGAGGCCGTCCCCGTGCCACGGCGGGTGACGGCCGTTGTGTTTCTGGAGACACCGATGATGCACTGGCAACTCCGATTGCTCACCACGCTGATACGATTGGCCTGCGTCGCCCCGTCGGTCGCGCACGCTGCCACCTACTTTGTCGCTCCCGCTGCCGCCGCGGGCGCCGCCGGACGGACCGACCAGCCCTTCCGCACCATCTCCAGCGCGATCGCGCAGGTCCAACCGGGTGACACGGTGGTAGTGACGCCAGGCATTTATCGCGAGGCGCTCGTGATCCAACGCGCAGGTCGAGCCGATGCGGTGATCACTATTCGCGGATTGTCCGGTGCCGTGCTGCAGAGTCCGGACGCGAAGCGCAGCTACTCGGCGTTCGATGTTTCCAGCCGCGCTGCGTACGTGCGCGTCCAGGGTTTCGATCTCACCGGCGGGTTCGCTGAAACCATCTTCGTGCGCGCCGGCGCGCACGACATCGAACTGTCCGGCCTCACCATTCACGACAACCAGACCGGCATCTGGGTCGCCGGCGCGACGCGAGTGACCCTCCGCGACGTGGTGCTGCAGCACAACTTCCGCACCGGCGTGCGAATCTTCGCCGGCGCCCACGACGTGCAGATCATCAACACCCGCAGCGAAGCCAACGACGATGGCGCCGGCTGCGACGGTGCGTCTGACGGCTTCAACGTCGACACCGGGTGCAGCAACATCGTGTTCGACAACGCCAGCGCAATCGGCAACTCGCAAGACGGCTTCGATTTGCAGGGATCGAACATCACCGTGCTGCGCGCCACCAGCCGCGGCAATCAATGCTCGGGCGTCAAAGTCAGCGACAGCGCATACATCGAAAACGCCGTGATCGACGGCAATCGCACCGGACTCAACATTACCGGCCCCGTCGGTGGAGAGACCACGATCGCGTTCAGTACCGTGGTGAATAACGATCTCGGCGTGCGGGCAATCGGCGGCGGATACACACTCACGCTGACGGACAGCGTGGTGAACGGTCCGGGCAAGGCGCTCGATTTCGCGCCCGGCGTCACGCTGCTCGAAGCTCGCAATATTTTCGCCCGCCCCAATTTGCACGAGCGGTTGATTGTGCAGGAGACTGCCCCAACGGCCACGGTGTTTTCGGGCGAGGACGTCAATCACGGCACGTGGACGCGGGCTAGCGCCCAGGGTCGCGGCACAATGGCCGGCGATCCACGGCTGGAGGCTGGAACGTACACACCGGCAGCGACCAGTCCGGCGCTCAACAGCGCCGAGGCGTCCACGTCGGTCACCGTCGATCACGACGGCAATCCGCGCCCGGCGGGCGGAAAATTTGATCGCGGTGCGATCGAGCGCCAGAGCGTCGCACCGCAGTTGCGTGTGCGAAGGGCAGCGGTCCGATCCGGCAGCGACGGCTGCGGCCCAGCGCAGGTTCGCGCGGATCTGCAGTTGCCAGGTCCGTTCGACCCCCGCACGGATGCGCTCACCATCAACTTAAGCGGAGCGCAAGGCGAGGTTGCCACCCTCGCCTTCGCACCTGGTCGACTGCGCATGAGTGCGAAGACGCCCGGCGCGTATCGCGGTCTGCTGCGACGGGCGGACGGCGCCGTGCTGCGCGTGTCCATACGAGAACAAGCCAGGCGTCAACAGACCGCTGGCTACGCCGTCCGGCTCAGCGGTCGCGATCTCGATACCTGGCGCGCGCCCGATGGCGCACTCACGCTCGACGTGACGGCTGGCGCCTACCGTGTCTGCAGCACTACCGCGTTGCACGGCAGCGCGGGTCACTTCGCAATGCCCTAG
- a CDS encoding SDR family oxidoreductase — MAAMPVHFRDAVALITGASSGIGKDLALRLAEEGTRTVLAARREDKLNEVKQACERHAPSLALRCDVRDRAQVDAMVAQAHAHFGRIDILVNNAGYSRWTLAKDAPIDEYEDLMRTNFFGLVYCTKAVLPLLLAQRSGHIVNISSIAGRLGTAHHTHYCATKFATAGFTESLWYELRGTGVGITLVNPGVIDTELFEHESFREFPAANRARMIPVRQLTEAILDAIRRDRPEITVPRYMALGTVVRHLAPGLFRRIMARQSV; from the coding sequence TTGGCCGCCATGCCCGTGCACTTCCGCGATGCCGTCGCTCTGATCACCGGCGCCTCCAGTGGTATTGGGAAGGATCTCGCCCTCCGCCTGGCCGAAGAAGGAACGCGCACGGTCCTGGCCGCGCGCCGCGAAGACAAACTCAATGAAGTGAAGCAAGCCTGCGAGCGCCACGCCCCGTCGTTGGCGCTCCGTTGCGACGTGCGCGACCGCGCGCAAGTGGACGCGATGGTCGCGCAGGCGCACGCCCACTTCGGCCGCATCGACATTCTCGTCAACAACGCCGGCTACAGCCGCTGGACGCTAGCGAAGGACGCCCCGATCGACGAGTACGAAGATCTGATGCGCACCAACTTCTTCGGTTTGGTGTACTGCACCAAGGCGGTGCTGCCATTGCTGCTGGCGCAGCGCTCGGGGCATATCGTCAACATCTCCTCGATTGCCGGGCGGCTCGGCACGGCGCACCACACACACTATTGCGCGACCAAGTTCGCCACCGCCGGATTCACCGAGAGCCTGTGGTACGAGCTGCGCGGCACTGGAGTCGGCATCACGCTGGTGAATCCCGGCGTGATCGATACCGAACTGTTCGAGCACGAATCGTTCAGAGAATTCCCGGCGGCCAATCGCGCCCGTATGATTCCGGTGCGCCAACTTACCGAAGCGATCCTCGACGCGATCCGCCGCGATCGCCCCGAGATCACGGTGCCGCGCTACATGGCGCTCGGCACCGTGGTCCGGCATCTCGCGCCCGGCTTGTTCCGCCGCATCATGGCGCGCCAGAGCGTATGA
- a CDS encoding L,D-transpeptidase family protein produces MTPRRFKLINNLAVATLVSLSCVRGSDAATLPVYHDVVGEEIHYTVQAGDSLARLAPKFGMSVKLAAAMNNLVDPRKLRLGQPLVFSNRHIVAKLADGLVISIVDRTLYWFKANELIAQFPVAVGKADWETPPGRFKILSRRRKPTWHVPPAIQAEMREKGEPVKTSVPPGPDNPLGEYWLQLSAGDYGIHGTNAPWSVGRFATHGCLRLRPADVERLFKEAPNDTPVWVMYEPIKLASLPDGHVLIEAHDDIYKRAGALVSHFDELVEQAGLTSRIDLTHAHVVIKDAWGVAIDVTQSESPVIAPTPSPPAPTRSPAGPSPLPSTPAASPVSPTP; encoded by the coding sequence ATGACGCCTCGGCGGTTCAAACTCATCAACAACCTGGCCGTGGCTACCCTCGTGTCGCTGAGTTGCGTCCGTGGCAGCGATGCGGCGACGCTGCCCGTGTACCACGACGTCGTCGGTGAAGAGATCCACTACACGGTTCAGGCCGGCGACTCACTCGCCCGCTTGGCGCCCAAGTTCGGCATGAGCGTGAAGCTCGCCGCGGCGATGAACAACCTCGTCGATCCGCGCAAGCTGCGCCTTGGACAGCCGTTGGTATTCTCCAACCGACACATCGTCGCGAAACTCGCGGACGGGTTGGTCATCAGCATCGTCGACCGCACGTTGTACTGGTTCAAGGCCAACGAACTGATCGCGCAGTTTCCGGTCGCGGTCGGCAAAGCGGATTGGGAAACGCCACCGGGTCGTTTCAAAATTCTGAGCCGTCGGCGCAAGCCAACGTGGCACGTTCCACCCGCCATTCAGGCTGAGATGCGCGAAAAGGGGGAACCGGTGAAAACCAGCGTGCCGCCTGGTCCTGACAATCCACTCGGCGAGTACTGGCTCCAGTTGTCGGCAGGCGACTACGGCATTCATGGTACCAACGCACCGTGGAGCGTCGGCCGGTTCGCCACGCACGGATGCCTGCGCCTGCGCCCGGCGGATGTCGAGCGCTTGTTCAAGGAAGCGCCCAACGACACGCCGGTGTGGGTGATGTACGAGCCGATCAAACTGGCCAGCCTGCCCGACGGCCATGTGCTGATCGAGGCGCACGACGACATCTACAAGCGCGCCGGTGCGCTGGTGAGTCACTTCGACGAACTGGTCGAGCAGGCTGGCTTGACCAGTCGTATCGATCTCACGCACGCCCACGTTGTCATCAAAGACGCGTGGGGCGTTGCGATCGACGTCACGCAGTCGGAGTCGCCAGTCATTGCACCGACGCCGTCACCTCCAGCGCCCACGCGGTCTCCAGCAGGACCTTCCCCCTTGCCATCAACCCCCGCAGCGTCACCCGTCTCGCCCACGCCCTGA